The proteins below come from a single Nitrospiraceae bacterium genomic window:
- a CDS encoding ankyrin repeat domain-containing protein: MPQSREFTIVKYVMVCIGILLSYALASEWNTFSFSQEPDLLQAIQNRNLPLVQKLVSQGSDVNQRTPQGATPLHFSARSGQFTMTRLLLQKGADPEAIYQSEWTPLHFAAKGGHVDIADLLLQHGAPVDGFKGKITPLHIAVQEHHHRMASFLLAHGATVQSSFKEGWTALHIAAQTGDADMTRLLLDSGAPIDATNTIGITPLHSAALSGQRNLTHYLLSRGATCSLPSQPLQSSTSTASGQLYAALQEVFQHCPTPLAS; encoded by the coding sequence ATGCCCCAATCACGTGAATTCACGATAGTCAAATATGTGATGGTATGTATTGGCATTCTTCTATCCTATGCATTGGCGTCAGAGTGGAACACCTTCTCCTTCTCCCAAGAACCCGATCTTCTTCAAGCCATCCAAAATCGTAATTTGCCCCTGGTTCAGAAGCTGGTCTCTCAAGGATCCGATGTCAATCAGCGCACCCCACAAGGAGCGACGCCTCTCCATTTTTCCGCAAGATCCGGACAATTTACGATGACTCGTCTTCTGTTACAAAAAGGCGCAGACCCTGAGGCTATTTATCAGTCCGAATGGACGCCTCTCCATTTCGCCGCGAAGGGAGGACATGTGGATATCGCCGACCTCCTCCTTCAACACGGTGCGCCCGTGGATGGTTTTAAAGGAAAAATCACGCCACTCCACATTGCCGTGCAAGAGCATCACCACCGGATGGCGTCTTTTCTGTTAGCTCACGGCGCAACGGTCCAATCCTCATTTAAGGAAGGCTGGACGGCGCTGCACATCGCCGCACAAACGGGAGATGCCGACATGACTCGCCTGCTTCTGGATTCCGGCGCGCCGATCGATGCCACCAATACCATTGGCATCACGCCCCTTCATTCTGCCGCTCTTTCCGGCCAACGGAATCTGACCCACTATCTGCTGTCACGTGGAGCCACCTGCTCTCTTCCCTCACAACCACTCCAAAGTTCCACTTCTACCGCATCCGGTCAACTGTATGCGGCTCTTCAGGAAGTCTTCCAGCACTGTCCTACTCCTCTAGCTTCCTAA
- a CDS encoding EamA family transporter yields MSWMYFALLAALSESLKDLLSKQGVRSVSPQLAALAAGATPIPILLSIVLFTDSVPLLGPRYGWALLIGGTLNILALFQFMRALQSSDLSLAIPFVSFTPLFLLITSPFLVGDIPTTQDIVGIFCIVGGAYVLHIQSIHHGFLAPLFAIFREPGPRRMLSVAFIYSLTSNFDKIGVQNSSPLFWSLSISSVMTIGFVFLLRFLPGKNIAAPRPTTLVILLLVGLFQTIGLLVHNTALSLGPVPSVIAIKRSSILFAVMWGWMFLKEKYVGERLIGAVLMMIGVVVLGFGYTD; encoded by the coding sequence ATGAGCTGGATGTATTTTGCTCTGTTGGCGGCACTCAGCGAATCCCTGAAAGACCTACTGAGTAAGCAGGGAGTGCGATCCGTCTCCCCTCAACTGGCGGCTTTAGCCGCTGGTGCGACTCCCATTCCCATACTTCTGAGCATTGTACTGTTCACGGATTCAGTCCCTTTGCTGGGCCCCAGGTATGGGTGGGCACTGCTCATTGGAGGAACATTGAATATCCTGGCCCTGTTCCAATTCATGAGGGCCTTACAAAGTTCTGATCTGTCCCTGGCCATTCCCTTCGTTTCCTTTACTCCTCTTTTTTTATTGATCACCTCACCTTTCCTGGTCGGGGATATCCCAACGACACAGGATATCGTGGGCATCTTCTGTATTGTGGGGGGAGCGTATGTCCTACACATTCAGTCAATACACCATGGTTTTCTTGCGCCATTGTTCGCAATCTTTCGAGAACCGGGTCCAAGGCGAATGCTTTCCGTGGCGTTCATATATAGCCTCACGTCGAATTTTGACAAAATCGGCGTGCAGAATTCCTCTCCTCTCTTTTGGAGCCTCTCCATTTCCAGCGTGATGACCATCGGGTTTGTGTTCTTGCTACGATTCCTGCCGGGAAAGAATATTGCCGCTCCTCGCCCGACCACTCTCGTCATCCTTTTGCTCGTCGGCCTGTTTCAGACCATAGGCCTCCTCGTTCACAATACCGCTCTCAGTCTGGGACCGGTTCCTTCCGTCATCGCCATAAAGCGATCGAGTATTCTCTTCGCCGTCATGTGGGGATGGATGTTTTTGAAGGAAAAATACGTAGGGGAGCGGTTGATTGGCGCAGTCTTGATGATGATCGGAGTTGTCGTATTAGGTTTCGGGTACACGGACTAA
- the purH gene encoding bifunctional phosphoribosylaminoimidazolecarboxamide formyltransferase/IMP cyclohydrolase has translation MAKLGKALISVSDKTGLEKMAKGLAALDADILSTGGTAKMLRDAGVAVTEVADYTGFPEILNGRVKTLHPKIHGGLLGRRSLDAHVRQMHEQGIEPIDVVIVNLYPFEATIAKPGCTFEEAIENIDIGGPSMLRSAAKNHEDVLVVVDPQDYERVLEALQSGTVSLGLRRELAKKVFDHTARYDSLIANYLTSKLADTSEQKFPSLLCLSYEKIEDLRYGENPHQAGAVYRDRQTKEASLCQAKQLHGKAMSYNNYLDANAALELVKEFDETAVVIVKHNNPCGVAIGDMPVEAYVRARETDPVSAFGGVIACNRNVDLAMAKEITSTFVEVLIAPSFSEEALAELQRKKDLRLLAVGALESAQRDALDMKKIVGGILVQDRDLGSLHEMGELSMPSERQPTDYEYQACDFAWKVCKHVKSNAIVFATQTQTVGIGAGQMSRVDSVKLAQMKANLPIKGCVMASDAFFPFRDGIDAAAGAGITAVIQPGGSIRDKEIIQAVDEHKMAMIMTGMRHFRH, from the coding sequence ATGGCAAAATTGGGAAAGGCGCTGATTAGCGTATCCGATAAAACCGGTCTAGAGAAAATGGCCAAGGGGTTGGCGGCACTTGATGCGGATATTTTGTCGACAGGTGGAACCGCCAAGATGCTTCGGGACGCCGGAGTTGCCGTGACCGAGGTGGCAGATTACACCGGGTTTCCTGAAATCTTGAACGGGCGGGTGAAAACGTTACATCCGAAGATTCATGGTGGGTTATTAGGGCGGCGTTCGTTGGATGCGCACGTGCGACAAATGCACGAGCAGGGAATTGAGCCCATCGATGTCGTGATCGTGAATCTCTACCCATTTGAAGCGACCATTGCGAAGCCTGGTTGTACGTTTGAAGAAGCCATTGAAAACATTGATATCGGGGGACCCTCCATGCTCCGGTCGGCGGCCAAGAACCATGAGGATGTTCTGGTGGTGGTCGATCCTCAGGATTATGAGCGGGTCTTGGAGGCCTTGCAGTCGGGAACGGTCTCTTTAGGCTTGCGACGCGAGTTAGCTAAAAAGGTCTTTGACCATACCGCCAGGTATGACAGCCTGATCGCCAATTATCTCACCTCCAAGTTAGCCGATACCTCAGAGCAAAAATTCCCCTCGTTGTTGTGTCTGTCGTATGAAAAGATCGAAGATCTACGGTATGGAGAGAATCCGCATCAGGCCGGTGCGGTATACCGGGACCGGCAGACCAAAGAAGCCTCGCTTTGTCAGGCCAAACAACTTCATGGCAAAGCCATGTCCTATAATAATTACTTAGATGCGAATGCGGCGTTGGAACTGGTGAAGGAGTTTGATGAAACGGCGGTCGTTATCGTCAAACACAATAATCCCTGCGGGGTCGCCATCGGGGATATGCCGGTGGAGGCCTATGTCCGGGCGCGAGAAACGGATCCGGTCTCCGCTTTTGGCGGGGTCATTGCCTGTAATCGAAACGTCGATCTGGCCATGGCCAAAGAAATCACCTCTACGTTTGTGGAGGTATTGATTGCGCCTTCATTTTCGGAAGAGGCCTTGGCTGAACTTCAACGGAAAAAAGATTTGAGGCTGTTAGCGGTGGGTGCGTTGGAAAGTGCTCAACGGGATGCGTTGGACATGAAAAAAATTGTGGGCGGGATCTTAGTGCAGGACCGGGATCTTGGGTCGTTGCATGAGATGGGTGAGTTATCCATGCCGAGCGAACGGCAGCCGACCGACTACGAGTATCAAGCCTGCGATTTTGCCTGGAAAGTCTGCAAGCACGTCAAGTCTAATGCCATTGTCTTTGCCACGCAGACCCAAACCGTCGGCATTGGCGCCGGCCAAATGAGCCGGGTTGATTCGGTGAAACTGGCTCAAATGAAAGCGAATCTTCCCATCAAAGGGTGCGTGATGGCTTCCGATGCCTTTTTCCCATTTCGTGATGGCATCGATGCCGCCGCAGGCGCAGGGATTACCGCCGTGATTCAGCCAGGAGGGTCTATTCGGGATAAGGAGATCATCCAAGCCGTGGATGAGCATAAGATGGCCATGATTATGACGGGCATGCGCCATTTCCGTCATTAA
- the nuoK gene encoding NADH-quinone oxidoreductase subunit NuoK has translation MDVPVSYYLVLSGIVFSIGLVGVLIRRNIIIILLSIELMLNATNINFVAFSSYLGNLSGQVFVFFALTVAAAEVAVGLAIIIALYRHSASTNIDDFRLLKW, from the coding sequence ATGGACGTTCCCGTGAGCTACTATCTTGTATTGAGCGGAATCGTGTTCTCAATCGGGTTGGTGGGAGTGCTCATTCGACGCAATATCATCATCATTTTATTATCCATTGAGTTGATGTTGAATGCCACGAATATTAATTTTGTAGCCTTTTCTTCCTATTTGGGTAATCTTTCCGGACAGGTGTTCGTGTTTTTTGCGCTTACCGTGGCTGCTGCGGAGGTTGCGGTAGGGCTGGCGATTATCATCGCGCTCTATCGGCATTCGGCCAGTACCAACATTGACGACTTCCGGTTGCTGAAATGGTAA
- the nuoL gene encoding NADH-quinone oxidoreductase subunit L, protein MLYALIPLLPLLAFVILGLFGHWIKDRSHWVAVPAVLGSFLLSIMALADVAGGQALQIPLYTWADSGNLHIALGLYIDQLTVAMLLLVTIVSSLVHVYTIGYMHGEPGYARFFSNIALFTFSMLMLVMSDNFLQLFVFWEAVGLCSYLLIGHWYERESARAAATKAFLVNRVGDFGFMLGILLVFVTFGSLHYQEVFSQLDQKAGGLVNLLGSVGGHWEISVMTLICLFLFVGAVGKSAQVPLHVWLPDAMEGPTPISALIHAATMVTAGVFMVARFAPLFNLSPVAMDVVAVVGGVTMFIGATIALTQTDIKRVVAYSTLSQLGYMMMACGLGGYIAGMYHLLTHGAFKALLFLGCGSVIIALHHEQDMKHMGGLKDKLPVTYWTFLIGALALSGFPLTAGYFSKDELLLAAWMSSGLGKVLAVLGLLTALMTAFYTFRLVFVTFWGESRVDPHHAKHVHEPSKAMTIPLLFLAVLSILAGYMGIPEFLAPAFPAAGGHHEGSAAMGIMLTATAMGLLGIAGAYWVYVKSPGLPDRLANQWRSLYQFSLNKWFVDEAYDRTVVMPTLNLADRLWKRVDIAVIDGAVNGVARAVAWGGWVTRRLQSGQAQNYALAMTVGAAVILGAMIFY, encoded by the coding sequence ATGCTCTACGCCTTAATTCCTCTTCTCCCACTCCTGGCCTTTGTCATCCTGGGGCTGTTCGGCCATTGGATCAAAGACCGAAGCCATTGGGTGGCCGTGCCTGCCGTCCTGGGGTCGTTCCTTCTTTCCATCATGGCGCTTGCCGACGTGGCGGGTGGTCAGGCCCTTCAGATTCCTCTCTATACGTGGGCGGATTCGGGAAACCTTCATATTGCCTTAGGGTTATATATCGATCAGCTTACGGTCGCGATGTTGTTGCTCGTCACCATAGTGAGTTCACTGGTCCATGTTTATACGATTGGCTACATGCATGGAGAGCCGGGTTATGCCAGGTTTTTTAGCAATATCGCGCTCTTTACCTTTTCTATGTTGATGTTGGTGATGTCCGATAATTTCCTGCAACTGTTTGTTTTTTGGGAAGCCGTGGGTCTTTGTTCCTACCTGTTAATCGGCCATTGGTATGAGCGCGAGTCAGCCAGGGCAGCGGCCACCAAAGCGTTTCTGGTGAATCGTGTCGGGGACTTCGGATTCATGTTGGGTATTCTGCTGGTCTTTGTCACTTTTGGCAGTTTGCACTATCAGGAAGTGTTTTCTCAGTTGGATCAGAAGGCTGGTGGCCTGGTGAATCTTCTTGGTTCTGTCGGAGGTCATTGGGAAATATCGGTGATGACCTTGATCTGCCTTTTTTTATTCGTTGGAGCAGTCGGGAAATCTGCGCAAGTGCCTCTGCATGTGTGGTTGCCGGATGCGATGGAAGGTCCCACTCCGATATCAGCACTTATTCATGCCGCGACGATGGTGACGGCAGGAGTCTTTATGGTTGCCAGATTTGCTCCGTTATTTAACCTTTCTCCCGTGGCCATGGATGTGGTGGCAGTGGTAGGTGGAGTCACGATGTTTATTGGCGCGACCATCGCGTTGACGCAAACCGATATCAAACGGGTTGTGGCCTATTCCACACTCAGTCAACTTGGCTACATGATGATGGCCTGTGGGCTGGGTGGCTATATTGCCGGAATGTATCATCTTCTGACCCACGGAGCATTTAAGGCCTTGTTATTCCTCGGGTGTGGGTCGGTGATTATTGCTCTTCATCATGAACAAGATATGAAACATATGGGTGGACTCAAGGATAAGCTGCCTGTGACGTATTGGACCTTTCTCATTGGGGCTCTGGCGCTGTCCGGTTTTCCTCTCACTGCGGGATATTTCAGTAAAGATGAATTACTCCTGGCTGCCTGGATGTCTAGTGGCCTGGGTAAAGTTCTGGCCGTCTTAGGATTACTGACGGCTCTCATGACGGCTTTTTACACTTTTCGATTGGTGTTTGTGACATTTTGGGGAGAATCACGAGTGGATCCTCACCATGCCAAGCATGTGCATGAACCGTCAAAAGCGATGACGATTCCTCTTCTGTTTCTTGCCGTGCTGAGCATCCTCGCAGGATACATGGGAATACCGGAATTTTTGGCTCCCGCATTTCCCGCTGCTGGAGGTCATCACGAAGGATCTGCGGCCATGGGCATTATGCTGACGGCCACCGCAATGGGCCTGTTAGGGATTGCGGGTGCCTATTGGGTCTATGTCAAGTCGCCCGGCTTGCCGGACCGCCTGGCGAATCAGTGGCGATCGCTGTATCAGTTCTCTTTGAATAAATGGTTTGTGGATGAAGCCTATGACCGGACCGTGGTCATGCCAACATTGAATCTGGCGGATCGGTTATGGAAACGGGTGGATATTGCGGTGATTGATGGTGCGGTCAATGGAGTGGCGCGAGCCGTGGCCTGGGGAGGATGGGTGACGCGAAGACTTCAAAGCGGACAAGCACAGAATTATGCGCTGGCCATGACTGTCGGCGCGGCGGTCATTTTAGGTGCGATGATATTTTATTAG
- a CDS encoding NADH-quinone oxidoreductase subunit M has protein sequence MVIPTGGIPWLTIVLILPLLGVVAVLLAHEALSRSIALTVSILTLLVSLPLWVAFDNAQAGMQFVEKHLWIDSPAIHYSLGVDGISMPLVLLTTFLTPLCILVSWTSVQTRMKEFLISLLVMETATIGVFAALDFVLFYVFWETMLIPMYLLIGVWGGPNRVYAAIKFFLYTLAGSILLLVAILVLFFEGGRTFDILALTHASYAPGLQSLLFWAFFAAFAVKVPMFPFHTWLPDAHVEAPTAGSIILASVLLKMGTYGFLRFSLPMLPDASVAYTPFIMTLSVIAIIYGAYMALAQADLKKLIAYSSVSHMGFVTLGIFALNAQGIEGAILQMINHGITTGALFMCVGIIYERTHSRQITDNGGLANAMPKYATFFVIFALSSVGLPGMNSFVGEFLVLVGTFAWSKLTGTLAALGIILAAAYILYLVQRMIYGPASPQMLPKLTDLNVREFGMLVPLVVLVFWIGLYPKPLLDVMHASVARVIASQSTSVMVQEGGDGRGHTLAMTAEPSGHRLIMKGDVAP, from the coding sequence ATGGTTATTCCCACAGGTGGGATTCCCTGGCTCACGATCGTGCTGATCCTCCCGCTGCTCGGAGTGGTCGCGGTTTTACTCGCTCACGAGGCACTTTCACGGTCTATTGCGTTGACGGTCTCCATCCTGACCTTGCTGGTCTCATTGCCCCTGTGGGTTGCGTTCGACAATGCTCAGGCCGGCATGCAATTTGTGGAAAAGCATCTCTGGATTGATTCTCCCGCCATTCATTATTCCCTGGGTGTGGATGGGATCAGCATGCCGCTTGTCCTCTTAACCACCTTTCTCACTCCTCTTTGTATCCTCGTCTCCTGGACGTCGGTTCAAACCAGAATGAAAGAATTCCTGATCAGTTTGTTGGTGATGGAGACGGCGACGATCGGCGTCTTTGCGGCCTTGGATTTTGTGCTGTTTTATGTGTTTTGGGAAACCATGCTGATTCCGATGTATCTCCTGATTGGCGTCTGGGGTGGGCCCAATCGTGTCTATGCGGCGATCAAGTTTTTCCTCTATACCCTGGCCGGGAGTATCTTGCTGCTGGTAGCGATTCTGGTGCTGTTTTTTGAAGGTGGGCGAACCTTTGATATTTTGGCTTTAACGCACGCGTCCTATGCTCCTGGCTTGCAATCCCTCTTGTTCTGGGCCTTCTTTGCCGCGTTTGCGGTGAAAGTCCCCATGTTTCCCTTTCATACGTGGCTCCCTGACGCCCATGTTGAAGCCCCCACTGCCGGGAGCATCATTCTCGCAAGTGTCTTGCTCAAGATGGGAACCTATGGGTTTTTACGATTTTCCTTGCCCATGTTGCCTGATGCCTCGGTTGCGTACACCCCGTTCATCATGACTCTGTCGGTCATCGCCATTATTTATGGCGCCTATATGGCGTTAGCGCAAGCGGACCTCAAGAAACTTATTGCCTATTCCAGTGTCAGTCACATGGGGTTTGTCACACTGGGAATTTTTGCGTTAAATGCCCAGGGTATTGAGGGTGCGATCCTTCAGATGATCAACCATGGCATTACGACCGGCGCGCTCTTTATGTGTGTGGGCATCATTTACGAACGGACGCATAGCCGGCAAATTACCGATAATGGCGGGTTGGCGAACGCAATGCCAAAATACGCAACATTTTTTGTGATTTTTGCGTTGTCGTCGGTTGGTCTTCCAGGCATGAATAGTTTTGTCGGAGAGTTTTTAGTCCTGGTTGGAACCTTTGCCTGGAGCAAACTGACAGGGACTCTCGCGGCTTTAGGGATTATTTTAGCTGCCGCCTATATTTTGTATTTGGTGCAACGGATGATCTATGGGCCGGCCTCTCCGCAGATGCTCCCCAAATTAACTGACTTGAATGTCCGTGAATTCGGCATGCTGGTTCCATTGGTGGTGTTGGTGTTTTGGATCGGGCTTTATCCGAAACCGTTGTTGGATGTGATGCATGCGAGCGTGGCGCGGGTCATCGCGTCTCAATCTACATCAGTCATGGTTCAGGAGGGGGGAGATGGCCGAGGGCACACCCTGGCGATGACGGCCGAGCCATCTGGGCATCGACTCATCATGAAGGGTGATGTTGCCCCATGA
- a CDS encoding threonylcarbamoyl-AMP synthase: MATVLQLNSLPSPQLIHQVAQCLQDGGVLAVPTDSFYALAVSPFNDMALERLMQIKGERSHKPFPVLVGDSSQLNQLTADIPGVARTLMEEFWPGLLTLVLQARSTLSPILTGGQRTIGVRQPNDPRVCELMTHTGPLTGTSANRSGQPPAQSAEDVMHQLGSMVDVIVDGGPAPGGQPSTVLQILPELRILRQGATSRLKLQEVLDRKEKSLSW; this comes from the coding sequence GTGGCCACCGTTCTCCAACTCAATTCCCTTCCATCGCCCCAACTGATTCATCAGGTTGCACAATGTCTGCAGGATGGCGGAGTCCTGGCTGTACCGACCGACAGCTTTTACGCGCTTGCGGTCAGTCCCTTCAATGACATGGCATTAGAGCGGTTGATGCAGATCAAAGGCGAACGCAGCCACAAACCTTTTCCTGTGTTAGTGGGTGACTCGTCCCAACTGAATCAACTGACGGCAGATATCCCCGGTGTCGCTCGAACACTCATGGAAGAGTTCTGGCCGGGTTTGCTCACGCTTGTTCTGCAGGCTCGTTCCACTCTTTCGCCTATCCTGACCGGCGGACAGAGAACCATTGGTGTCCGGCAGCCCAATGATCCACGCGTTTGCGAACTCATGACGCACACCGGTCCGCTCACCGGCACCAGTGCCAATCGAAGCGGACAGCCGCCGGCGCAATCCGCTGAAGATGTGATGCACCAATTAGGGTCGATGGTTGACGTGATTGTCGATGGCGGACCTGCGCCGGGTGGTCAACCCTCCACGGTGTTACAAATCCTTCCGGAGCTACGCATCCTTCGACAGGGGGCTACTTCCCGCCTGAAACTTCAAGAAGTCCTTGACCGCAAAGAAAAATCTCTTTCCTGGTA
- a CDS encoding NADH-quinone oxidoreductase subunit N gives MTLPLADLVLILPELLIVGMACLILVLDPITPAHKKDLLAWMSLGILVVGSVVTVNGFGERVMAFSDLVVVDSYAVFWKMLLYLVSGLTILLSMGYLKEEKIQLAEYYAFVLLALTGMMVMVSGADLLTIYLGIELMSITLYIMAGFKRFELRSIESSAKYFVLGAFSSGILLYGISIIFGVTGSTRLVEIAAVVNGRGIDDPLVFISLMLLIVGFGFKVAAVPFHMWTPDVYEGAPTSVTAFMAVASKAASFAAFLRVLLEAFGGIKPDWNLLILVICIITVALGNLVAIVQTNVKRMLAYSSIAHAGYALIGVVVAGWAGIEGAVSSQGVSSLMLYLAIYSFMTIGAFSMVAVLRKGGLEGEEIEDFTGLAKRHKGGAFLMLVFMVSLAGIPPTAGFIGKLYLFMAAVNAGLAWLAIIGLIFAAISAFFYLRIVMVMYMREPSSEQELHTRLVLSPQVSFVLACAVAGVVLLGIFPGPLVSVAELSSLSLK, from the coding sequence ATGACGCTTCCTCTCGCCGATCTTGTTCTCATTCTTCCTGAATTGCTCATTGTGGGCATGGCCTGTCTGATTCTCGTTCTTGATCCCATTACGCCTGCACACAAAAAAGATCTCCTGGCGTGGATGAGTCTCGGCATTCTGGTGGTCGGCAGCGTGGTGACGGTGAACGGGTTTGGTGAGCGGGTGATGGCCTTTAGTGATTTAGTGGTCGTGGATTCGTATGCCGTATTTTGGAAAATGTTGCTGTATCTGGTGAGTGGTCTGACCATTTTATTGTCAATGGGTTACCTTAAAGAGGAAAAGATCCAGCTCGCGGAATACTACGCATTTGTCCTGTTGGCATTGACCGGAATGATGGTGATGGTATCCGGGGCTGATTTGCTCACGATCTATCTGGGAATCGAACTGATGTCGATTACCCTCTATATTATGGCCGGGTTCAAGCGATTTGAGCTGCGGTCAATCGAATCTTCGGCTAAATATTTTGTGTTGGGAGCCTTTTCCTCAGGAATTTTGCTCTATGGGATTTCGATTATTTTCGGTGTCACTGGGAGTACTCGGCTGGTGGAAATCGCAGCCGTGGTCAATGGGCGCGGGATCGATGACCCGTTGGTCTTTATTTCGCTCATGCTGCTGATTGTGGGATTTGGATTTAAAGTCGCGGCAGTGCCCTTTCATATGTGGACGCCTGATGTATATGAAGGAGCCCCGACGTCTGTGACGGCGTTTATGGCGGTGGCTTCCAAGGCGGCCAGCTTTGCTGCGTTCCTTCGTGTGCTTCTGGAAGCCTTCGGTGGAATCAAACCGGATTGGAATTTATTGATCCTGGTTATATGTATTATCACTGTGGCTCTTGGCAATCTTGTGGCCATTGTTCAGACCAACGTGAAACGGATGCTGGCCTATTCCAGCATTGCCCATGCGGGTTATGCATTGATTGGTGTCGTGGTCGCCGGGTGGGCCGGGATAGAAGGAGCGGTTTCGTCTCAGGGCGTTTCGAGCCTGATGCTCTATCTGGCCATTTATTCGTTTATGACGATAGGAGCATTTTCCATGGTGGCCGTATTACGGAAGGGTGGCCTGGAAGGCGAGGAAATAGAAGATTTCACCGGATTGGCCAAGCGACATAAGGGTGGCGCGTTTCTCATGTTGGTATTTATGGTGTCGTTGGCGGGTATTCCTCCCACCGCCGGGTTCATTGGGAAACTGTATCTTTTCATGGCGGCGGTTAATGCCGGATTGGCATGGCTGGCGATCATTGGATTGATCTTTGCCGCCATTTCGGCTTTTTTCTATTTGCGCATTGTCATGGTGATGTATATGCGTGAGCCATCCTCCGAACAGGAATTGCATACCCGGTTGGTCCTTTCTCCCCAGGTATCCTTTGTGTTGGCCTGCGCCGTTGCCGGTGTGGTTTTGCTCGGAATCTTTCCAGGTCCGCTGGTTTCGGTTGCCGAACTTTCCTCTCTCTCCCTGAAATAA
- the purD gene encoding phosphoribosylamine--glycine ligase, with protein MNVLIIGNGGREHALAWKLAQSPRVRKLFCAPGNAGIAQVAECVPLQADDLGGLKDFVQSKEINLTVVGPELPLSLGIADEFRKSHLRIFGPTRNAALIESSKSFAKELMVREKIPTPSSRTFDQLEPALTWVESCPLPIVVKADGLAQGKGVIICATRADAREAVRSMLEEQRFGVAGARVVLEEFLDGEELTVMAFADGRTVIPMIPAQDHKRIGEGDTGLNTGGMGAYAPAPLGTPELRQRILDEVLSPAVTGLSRVGSPFYGVLYAGIMVKDGKPYVLEFNARFGDPETQVVLPLLKTDLLDVLEAVVEHRLDQLHVEWHNQAAVCVVLTSGGYPGSYQTGLPITGLPEKESKSVMVFHAGTSYANNKIVTNGGRVLGVTGIDSTLAGARDHAHQALAPIQFEGRYFRSDIGHRVLQVPS; from the coding sequence GTGAACGTATTAATCATAGGCAACGGTGGTCGCGAGCATGCCCTCGCGTGGAAGCTTGCACAATCCCCTCGTGTGAGGAAACTCTTTTGTGCCCCCGGTAATGCGGGGATCGCTCAGGTAGCTGAATGTGTGCCACTTCAGGCGGATGATCTTGGAGGTCTTAAGGATTTTGTACAATCCAAAGAAATCAACCTCACAGTGGTCGGACCCGAGCTGCCGCTCTCCCTCGGCATCGCCGACGAATTCCGAAAATCACATTTACGGATTTTTGGCCCCACTCGCAATGCGGCGCTTATTGAATCAAGCAAATCGTTTGCCAAGGAACTCATGGTGCGGGAAAAAATTCCCACCCCTTCTTCCCGCACATTTGACCAGCTGGAGCCGGCTTTAACCTGGGTCGAATCCTGCCCGCTCCCGATTGTCGTGAAAGCCGATGGCCTGGCGCAAGGGAAGGGGGTCATCATCTGTGCGACCAGGGCGGATGCCCGTGAAGCGGTTCGCAGCATGCTGGAAGAACAGCGATTTGGAGTCGCCGGCGCCCGGGTGGTGCTGGAAGAATTTCTTGATGGAGAAGAACTTACCGTAATGGCCTTTGCCGATGGTCGAACGGTGATCCCCATGATTCCCGCCCAGGATCATAAACGAATCGGGGAAGGGGACACGGGTTTGAATACTGGAGGGATGGGGGCCTATGCGCCGGCTCCATTGGGAACACCGGAACTCCGTCAGCGTATTCTTGATGAAGTGCTGTCTCCGGCGGTCACAGGGTTGTCCAGGGTGGGGAGTCCATTTTACGGCGTGTTATACGCGGGGATTATGGTGAAGGATGGTAAGCCCTATGTGTTGGAATTTAATGCCCGCTTTGGCGATCCTGAAACCCAGGTGGTCTTGCCACTCTTAAAAACAGATTTATTGGATGTGCTTGAAGCTGTGGTCGAACATCGTTTGGACCAACTGCATGTGGAGTGGCACAACCAGGCAGCGGTGTGCGTGGTGTTGACCTCCGGCGGATATCCCGGGTCCTACCAAACGGGATTGCCGATCACCGGCCTCCCGGAAAAAGAGTCGAAGTCGGTTATGGTGTTTCACGCTGGGACCTCCTATGCCAATAATAAGATTGTTACGAATGGCGGGAGGGTCCTAGGGGTAACCGGGATTGATTCGACCCTGGCCGGAGCCAGAGATCATGCCCATCAGGCACTTGCCCCGATTCAGTTTGAAGGCCGGTATTTCCGTTCAGACATCGGCCACCGCGTGCTGCAGGTTCCATCCTGA